A single window of Asticcacaulis sp. AND118 DNA harbors:
- a CDS encoding DUF6491 family protein, whose amino-acid sequence MKTLLTVAALAAAGFTALSLLPAQAQSSHDHERKAEPEVQTPAQKEMRKCFRSDDIDRFNPVDSRTMIIETYNRQHYKLELSGACMGIEDAFRIGVKTRAGSINICGGFDAEILYSDSGSGRLAKCNITQVTPITQEEADRIEGVAPKEANSSSDRSSREGA is encoded by the coding sequence ATGAAGACTCTGCTGACCGTCGCGGCGCTGGCCGCTGCCGGTTTTACGGCCCTCAGCCTGCTTCCGGCCCAGGCCCAATCTTCCCATGATCATGAGCGCAAGGCCGAGCCTGAGGTTCAGACTCCGGCCCAGAAGGAAATGCGGAAATGTTTCCGCAGCGACGATATCGACCGCTTCAATCCGGTGGATTCGCGCACCATGATTATCGAGACCTACAACCGTCAGCACTACAAGCTGGAATTGAGCGGTGCCTGCATGGGTATCGAGGACGCCTTCCGCATCGGGGTGAAGACCCGCGCCGGCTCGATCAACATCTGCGGCGGCTTCGACGCGGAAATCCTCTATTCGGACTCGGGTTCCGGCCGTCTGGCCAAGTGCAACATCACGCAAGTCACGCCGATCACCCAGGAAGAAGCCGATCGTATCGAAGGCGTGGCGCCGAAGGAAGCCAATAGTTCGTCGGATCGTTCCAGCCGTGAGGGAGCCTAG
- a CDS encoding amidase, producing MKRLALLMGVALCLAGPVRAAPKPDTVREASVEQLQAAMARGDLSAEVITKASIRRIETFDKSRKLNSVIVINPGALSEARALDAERRAGKVRGPLHGIPVLIKDNVETKDAMPTTAGSLALKDNVTGRDAPVVARLRAAGAVILGKTNLSEWANIRSNNSVSGWSAVGGLTGNAYDSPRSACGSSSGSGTAVAWSFAALAVGTETDGSVVCPSAMNGLVGLKPSMGLISRTHVVPISHSQDIPGPMGRSVRDVALMLSAMAGSDPADPVTAEADARRTDYAARLSPDGLKGVRLGVLRDRTGGPGKVDTAFNAALKQLEAAGAVLVDIPTSSVEGLNTAELTVLQTELKADLNAYLATTPPGVKTRTLAEVIAFNTAEAAKEMPFFGQEFFEAAEKTGGLNDPAYKAAAHKAKTLARSHIDGLLNAYSVSLLVAPTYGLPWLSDEVNGDQFSGPSASQWPAMSGYPHLTVPMGQVQGLPLGLSLIGPQWSDEDLLRAGYAFEQVAKARVPPKE from the coding sequence ATGAAACGTCTGGCCTTGCTGATGGGAGTGGCATTGTGTCTGGCTGGACCGGTCAGGGCGGCACCGAAACCCGACACGGTCAGGGAAGCCTCGGTCGAACAGCTTCAGGCCGCCATGGCGCGTGGCGACCTGTCGGCGGAGGTCATCACGAAGGCCTCGATCCGGCGCATCGAAACCTTTGATAAGTCGCGCAAGCTCAATTCGGTCATCGTCATCAATCCCGGCGCCCTGTCCGAGGCGCGGGCGCTCGACGCCGAACGCAGGGCGGGTAAGGTGCGCGGCCCGCTGCACGGCATACCGGTGCTGATCAAGGACAATGTCGAAACCAAGGACGCCATGCCCACCACGGCGGGCTCTTTGGCGCTGAAGGACAATGTGACGGGCCGTGACGCGCCCGTAGTGGCGCGGTTGAGGGCGGCGGGCGCGGTCATCCTCGGTAAGACCAATCTGTCGGAATGGGCCAATATCCGCTCGAACAACTCGGTGAGCGGCTGGAGCGCCGTCGGCGGTTTGACCGGCAATGCTTACGATTCGCCGCGTTCGGCGTGCGGCTCATCTTCGGGGAGCGGCACGGCGGTGGCGTGGAGCTTCGCGGCGCTGGCCGTCGGGACGGAGACCGACGGTTCGGTCGTTTGCCCGTCGGCGATGAACGGACTGGTCGGTCTGAAACCGTCCATGGGTCTGATCTCGCGCACCCATGTCGTGCCCATCTCGCACAGTCAGGACATTCCCGGACCTATGGGCCGAAGCGTGCGCGACGTGGCCCTGATGCTGTCGGCCATGGCCGGCAGCGATCCCGCGGACCCGGTGACCGCCGAAGCCGACGCGCGTCGGACCGATTACGCCGCCCGCCTGTCGCCGGATGGATTGAAAGGCGTACGCCTCGGCGTCCTGCGCGACCGCACCGGCGGGCCGGGCAAGGTCGATACGGCCTTCAACGCCGCGCTCAAACAGCTTGAGGCCGCCGGGGCCGTGCTGGTCGATATTCCGACCTCGTCGGTCGAAGGGTTGAACACCGCCGAGCTGACCGTGCTACAAACCGAGTTGAAGGCCGATCTCAACGCCTATCTGGCGACCACGCCTCCGGGCGTGAAGACGCGCACTCTGGCCGAGGTCATCGCCTTCAACACCGCCGAGGCCGCGAAGGAAATGCCCTTCTTCGGGCAGGAGTTCTTCGAGGCCGCCGAAAAAACCGGCGGTCTCAACGATCCGGCCTACAAGGCGGCGGCGCACAAGGCGAAGACGCTGGCGCGCAGCCATATAGACGGGCTTCTGAACGCCTATAGCGTATCGCTGCTGGTCGCGCCGACCTATGGCCTGCCATGGCTGTCGGACGAGGTCAATGGCGACCAGTTTTCCGGCCCGTCGGCCAGCCAGTGGCCGGCCATGTCGGGCTACCCGCACCTGACCGTGCCGATGGGACAGGTGCAGGGCCTGCCGCTTGGCCTGTCGCTCATCGGACCTCAATGGTCGGACGAGGACCTGCTGCGCGCCGGTTATGCCTTCGAACAGGTCGCAAAGGCGCGGGTGCCGCCGAAAGAGTGA
- a CDS encoding glyoxylate/hydroxypyruvate reductase A produces MHSPIVFTGRVSDAEAREWIEALSAALPETPVVALADADPQGIEVAIVANPDPEVLRGLPNLKWVHSVWAGVERLVADLPADLPIVRLIDPELSRVMGEAVLAWTLYLQRDMPVYARQQALRRWEQRPYRAPSDLTVGVLGLGHMGRTAAGRLKQAGFHVIGWSRTPKAADIEVYTGAEGLEPLLRQADIVVSLLPATPETRGLLNAERLNWLPQGAGLINFGRGSVLDIDALLVALDRHLSHAVLDVFAREPLEAASPLWDHPGVTVLPHISAPTHVRTAAGVVADNLRRWRATGDLPPVVDRVRGY; encoded by the coding sequence ATGCACAGTCCCATCGTCTTTACCGGCCGCGTCTCTGATGCCGAGGCGCGGGAATGGATCGAGGCCCTGTCCGCCGCCTTGCCGGAGACGCCGGTCGTGGCGCTGGCGGATGCCGATCCACAAGGCATCGAAGTTGCCATTGTGGCCAATCCCGACCCGGAGGTATTGCGCGGCCTGCCCAATCTGAAATGGGTCCACAGCGTCTGGGCCGGCGTCGAGCGGCTGGTGGCCGACCTGCCCGCAGACCTGCCCATCGTTCGGCTGATCGATCCGGAGCTGAGCCGGGTGATGGGCGAGGCAGTGCTGGCCTGGACGCTCTATCTTCAGCGCGACATGCCCGTCTATGCGCGTCAGCAGGCCCTGCGCCGGTGGGAACAACGTCCCTATCGCGCGCCGTCGGACCTGACCGTGGGCGTGCTGGGGCTGGGCCATATGGGGCGGACGGCGGCCGGGCGGCTGAAACAGGCGGGGTTTCACGTCATCGGCTGGAGCCGCACGCCAAAAGCCGCCGATATCGAGGTCTATACAGGCGCGGAGGGACTCGAACCCCTGCTGCGGCAGGCGGACATAGTGGTCAGCCTACTGCCCGCGACGCCGGAAACGCGCGGGCTTTTGAACGCCGAACGCCTGAACTGGCTGCCGCAGGGGGCGGGGCTGATCAATTTCGGTCGCGGATCGGTGCTGGACATCGACGCGCTTCTGGTGGCGCTCGATCGCCATCTGTCGCACGCCGTGCTCGACGTTTTCGCGCGGGAACCGCTGGAGGCCGCATCTCCCCTGTGGGATCATCCAGGGGTGACGGTCCTGCCGCACATCTCCGCCCCGACCCATGTCCGAACGGCAGCCGGAGTCGTGGCCGATAATCTGCGCCGCTGGCGTGCCACAGGCGACCTGCCGCCGGTCGTGGACCGCGTGCGGGGTTACTGA
- the mnmD gene encoding tRNA (5-methylaminomethyl-2-thiouridine)(34)-methyltransferase MnmD produces MTQSDPQLYFAEDGNPRSARFDDIYYSLQDGLSETRAVFLTGCGLPEHWSGCRHFTVAELGFGTGLNIAALMQMWAQNHPANGHLHIFSVEAYLMPAQAAAKALSSWPELAHYAEAIIARWPPHRRGFHVMTFPEWGVTLTLALMDVREALTQWDGQADAWFLDGFSPAQNPDMWAEDVLAAVAAKTAPGGRLATFTVAGFVRRGLQAAGFEIFKRPGFGRKRERLEAVFAGERDSPATPERLAVIGGGIAGASIVHALRHYGYRATVFDIGPQASGNPAGLVTPRLDAGGGVISALFADALYFAADLYARLCPHAVLNAGVLQRASDDRDGARFARIAAQPDFAPDDMSVDGEGLRMARALSVRPPEGVAALRGDAPVIAEKVIGVEAGRTVRIVTETGAHVFDRVFIACGDGIFDLPPSAALDLRPVRGQIERVEASPPDAQAQAWGGYYVPLPDGFVFGSTHIRGDRGADARESDRTHNLDTLRAVLPKTAELAEAGTQSRAAVRVTTKDHLPVMGEMASGVHVLTGLGARGLCLGPLLGLALASSALGVPSPLTVAAKHRLRPNRFSAD; encoded by the coding sequence ATGACGCAAAGCGACCCCCAGCTTTATTTCGCCGAAGACGGCAATCCGCGTTCGGCGCGTTTCGACGACATCTACTATTCGCTGCAGGACGGCCTGTCGGAAACGCGGGCCGTGTTTCTGACCGGTTGCGGTTTGCCGGAGCACTGGAGTGGATGCCGTCACTTCACCGTCGCCGAACTGGGGTTCGGCACCGGGCTCAATATCGCCGCCCTGATGCAGATGTGGGCACAGAACCACCCCGCAAACGGTCATCTGCATATCTTTTCCGTCGAGGCCTATCTTATGCCCGCGCAGGCTGCGGCGAAGGCGCTGTCGAGCTGGCCCGAACTGGCGCACTACGCCGAGGCGATCATCGCCCGCTGGCCGCCGCACAGGCGCGGCTTCCATGTCATGACCTTCCCCGAATGGGGCGTGACCCTGACCCTCGCCCTGATGGATGTGCGCGAGGCACTGACCCAGTGGGATGGCCAGGCCGACGCCTGGTTCCTCGATGGCTTTTCCCCCGCCCAAAACCCCGACATGTGGGCCGAGGACGTGCTGGCCGCTGTCGCCGCAAAGACCGCGCCGGGGGGGCGGCTGGCGACCTTCACCGTGGCGGGCTTCGTGCGGCGCGGATTGCAGGCGGCGGGTTTCGAGATTTTCAAACGCCCCGGTTTCGGCCGCAAGCGCGAGCGGCTGGAGGCGGTGTTTGCGGGCGAGAGGGACTCCCCCGCCACCCCGGAACGCCTCGCCGTTATCGGCGGCGGCATTGCCGGGGCTTCGATCGTCCATGCCCTGCGGCACTACGGTTATCGGGCGACGGTGTTCGACATCGGCCCTCAGGCGTCGGGCAATCCGGCAGGGCTGGTCACGCCGCGTCTCGACGCCGGGGGCGGGGTCATAAGCGCCCTGTTCGCTGACGCCCTGTACTTTGCCGCGGACCTCTATGCGCGCCTGTGTCCGCACGCGGTCCTGAACGCCGGGGTGCTCCAGCGGGCGTCGGACGACCGCGATGGGGCGCGTTTCGCCAGGATCGCGGCTCAGCCCGACTTCGCCCCCGATGATATGAGCGTGGACGGCGAGGGGCTGCGCATGGCGCGCGCGCTGTCGGTGCGCCCGCCCGAAGGGGTCGCGGCCTTGCGGGGCGACGCGCCGGTCATCGCCGAAAAGGTGATCGGCGTGGAAGCGGGACGCACGGTCCGCATCGTCACCGAAACCGGCGCGCACGTCTTCGACCGCGTGTTCATCGCCTGCGGCGACGGAATATTCGATCTGCCCCCGTCGGCGGCGCTCGATCTGCGCCCGGTGCGCGGTCAGATCGAGAGGGTTGAGGCGTCGCCGCCCGACGCGCAGGCGCAGGCGTGGGGCGGTTATTATGTGCCCTTGCCGGATGGCTTCGTCTTCGGCTCGACGCACATTCGCGGCGACCGGGGCGCAGATGCGCGGGAGAGCGACCGCACCCATAATCTTGATACCCTGCGCGCCGTGCTTCCCAAAACCGCAGAATTGGCCGAAGCCGGCACGCAGTCGCGCGCGGCGGTGCGGGTGACGACGAAGGATCATCTGCCGGTCATGGGTGAGATGGCGTCCGGCGTGCATGTGCTGACCGGGCTGGGGGCGCGCGGCCTGTGTCTGGGCCCCTTGCTGGGATTGGCCCTGGCGTCCAGCGCGCTGGGCGTCCCGTCGCCGCTGACTGTGGCCGCAAAACATCGCTTGCGCCCCAATCGCTTCAGCGCAGACTGA
- a CDS encoding DUF6491 family protein, with protein sequence MKSAIKLAVLAAVTLSGLGALSLAAAAPEDKAAAPAGKRQCFDAGHLNRKMVVDKTTILIEDGFGRSALLKLNAPCQNLDDLDKIGFEFFGTTQICDKRDVKILYSRFDEAPVRCLIDSITPLSKEEARKY encoded by the coding sequence ATGAAATCCGCAATCAAATTGGCGGTGCTGGCCGCCGTGACCCTGTCGGGGCTGGGCGCGCTGAGCCTCGCCGCTGCCGCACCGGAAGACAAGGCCGCCGCGCCGGCGGGAAAGCGTCAGTGCTTCGACGCCGGTCACCTGAACCGCAAGATGGTGGTCGACAAGACGACCATCCTGATCGAGGACGGCTTCGGGCGTTCGGCCCTGCTTAAGCTCAACGCACCGTGTCAGAACCTCGACGATCTCGACAAGATCGGGTTCGAATTCTTTGGTACGACGCAGATCTGCGACAAGCGGGACGTGAAAATCCTCTATTCGCGCTTCGACGAGGCGCCGGTGCGCTGCCTGATCGACTCGATTACGCCGCTTAGCAAGGAAGAGGCGCGTAAGTATTAA
- the motA gene encoding flagellar motor stator protein MotA, with the protein MFQIIGIVVLFATVFGSYLLSGGSMAPILHSLAYELMGIGGAAIGATLIANPLSTLKGMGGGMGKVFSGSKWKPSDYRDLLSLLFLLTKTMKSKGVIALEAHIEKPHDSSIFSRFPKIMKDHFAIDFICDTLRMMTMNLEDPHQVEDAMEKQLEKHHHEALHPAHALQSMSDALPALGIVVAVLGVIKTMGAITEPPEVLGGMIGGALVGTFLGVMLSYGLVGPFASRLTGIVEEDGAFYKIIQAVLVAHLHGNAAQISVEIGRGSVPSGSQPSFAEMEEALNNMPTE; encoded by the coding sequence ATGTTTCAGATTATCGGTATCGTCGTTCTGTTCGCCACCGTCTTCGGCAGCTATCTGCTGTCGGGCGGTTCGATGGCACCGATCCTGCACTCGCTGGCCTACGAACTGATGGGTATCGGCGGGGCGGCCATCGGCGCGACCCTGATCGCCAATCCGCTGAGCACGCTCAAGGGCATGGGCGGCGGCATGGGCAAGGTCTTCAGCGGCTCCAAGTGGAAACCCTCGGACTATCGCGATCTGCTGTCGCTGCTGTTCCTGCTGACCAAGACGATGAAATCCAAGGGCGTCATCGCCCTGGAAGCCCATATCGAAAAGCCGCACGATTCGAGCATATTCAGCCGCTTCCCCAAGATCATGAAGGACCACTTCGCCATCGACTTCATCTGCGACACGCTGCGCATGATGACGATGAACCTCGAAGACCCGCATCAGGTCGAGGACGCGATGGAAAAACAGCTTGAAAAGCACCACCACGAGGCGCTGCATCCCGCTCACGCCCTGCAGTCCATGTCCGACGCCCTGCCGGCGCTGGGGATCGTCGTCGCCGTTCTGGGCGTTATCAAGACGATGGGTGCCATCACCGAGCCGCCGGAAGTTCTGGGCGGCATGATCGGCGGCGCGCTGGTCGGCACCTTCCTGGGGGTTATGCTGTCCTACGGGCTGGTGGGACCGTTCGCCTCGCGACTGACGGGGATTGTCGAAGAGGACGGTGCCTTCTATAAAATCATTCAGGCGGTGCTGGTGGCGCACCTGCACGGCAATGCGGCGCAGATTTCGGTGGAAATCGGTCGCGGCAGCGTGCCTTCGGGTTCGCAGCCTTCCTTCGCCGAGATGGAAGAAGCTCTGAACAACATGCCGACCGAATAG
- a CDS encoding response regulator, which translates to MTSSVLILEDSRTQANLIGRLFERAGFTPGFAIDRSAALRELQRQPWSLLVIDVFIAGENSLDYLDAYREAAPGTPVAIMTAIRRDNPVEASQSLNAARRAKVEFILPKPFQYEDIAQICADVERMKRSDGPEGPDALYL; encoded by the coding sequence ATGACCTCAAGCGTTCTCATCCTCGAAGACAGCCGCACCCAGGCCAACCTCATCGGTCGTCTGTTCGAGCGCGCGGGCTTTACCCCCGGCTTTGCCATCGACCGTTCGGCGGCCCTGCGCGAGTTGCAACGCCAGCCGTGGTCGCTGCTGGTCATCGACGTCTTCATCGCCGGCGAAAACTCCCTCGACTATCTCGATGCCTATCGCGAAGCCGCGCCGGGTACCCCTGTCGCCATCATGACCGCCATCCGCCGCGACAATCCGGTGGAAGCCAGTCAATCGCTCAACGCCGCCCGCCGCGCCAAGGTCGAGTTCATCCTGCCCAAACCGTTCCAGTACGAAGACATCGCGCAAATCTGTGCCGACGTCGAGCGAATGAAGCGGTCGGACGGGCCGGAGGGCCCCGACGCTCTGTATCTTTAA